Proteins from a single region of Syngnathus typhle isolate RoL2023-S1 ecotype Sweden linkage group LG10, RoL_Styp_1.0, whole genome shotgun sequence:
- the cd79a gene encoding B-cell antigen receptor complex-associated protein alpha chain, giving the protein MMASVGSIFLITCMTVVCTGLKVDRPWLRVQLSHRAVLECCYRTGAVNHQTTWFVHGQPTNGTAIPVPVFMSDRVSLGYRTHAEVTCGTLTFGEVKVTDVGLYRCWFNNSGVLTPGTYLQVYEPLKKTINLTEKTKNSILMAEGILLLLCLLVPSASLFCKAKQLHELQRKAKREEENIYQGLNLDDCDKAANLYQDLVANIREEIQLENP; this is encoded by the exons ATGATGGCTTCAGTAGGCAGCATTTTTCTGATCACCTGCATGACAG TGGTTTGCACGGGGCTGAAGGTAGACCGGCCTTGGCTGAGGGTCCAGCTGTCTCACCGGGCCGTGCTGGAGTGCTGCTACCGGACCGGCGCTGTCAACCACCAAACCACTTGGTTCGTGCACGGCCAGCCCACCAACGGCACCGCCATCCCAGTTCCAGTCTTCATGTCAGACCGAGTGAGCTTGGGCTACAGAACGCATGCTGAGGTCACCTGCGGGACCCTCACCTTTGGTGAGGTGAAGGTGACCGACGTGGGCCTGTACAGATGTTGGTTCAACAACTCTGGCGTCCTCACACCCGGCACCTACCTGCAGGTCTACG AGCCGCTGAAGAAAACGATAAACCTCACAGAGAAGACTAAGAACAGCATCCTGATGGCCGAAGGAATCTTACTTCTTCTGTGCCTCCTGGTGCCTTCGGCCTCGCTCTTCTGCAAG GCCAAGCAACTCCATGAACTGCAGCGGAAGGCAAAGAGGGAAGAGGAGAACATTTATCAG GGCCTCAATCTGGATGACTGTGACAAGGCAGCAAACCTCTACCAGGATCTGGTTGCCAACATTCGGGAGGAAATCCAGCTGGAAAACCCATGA